A window from Garra rufa chromosome 14, GarRuf1.0, whole genome shotgun sequence encodes these proteins:
- the lrrc75a gene encoding leucine-rich repeat-containing protein 75A: MEKVCRQLTYHLSPHSQWRRQGLLKRKPQACFKSVLSSPPSGGTLDLSGIPLGVKDMERLCAYLHHHASRIGSIELGFTELTDDAFLLLLPTLASLPRLETLALNGNRLTRAVLKELTDTLKDPDSFPSVTWIDLGNNVDIFSLPQPFLVSLRKRCPKQGNLPTILEFGESQASEPEGRVDEDDADDANRTESLGELRSEVEEEIDGEMEIEDMMEELLDFDREVQGKEDEDDSMWTVEEQRLVKDPVAKRSKERKVSKAEGEEDLQSQSSHLSCSSQSQHSSGAIEPLREDSVPDQLACHSNNPT; this comes from the coding sequence TTTCAAATCAGTTCTTTCAAGCCCTCCATCCGGTGGGACATTAGATCTGTCTGGCATCCCTCTTGGAGTGAAAGACATGGAGCGTCTTTGTGCCTACCTGCATCACCATGCGTCCCGAATCGGCAGCATAGAGCTGGGCTTCACCGAGCTCACAGACGATGCCTTCCTTCTGCTCCTCCCTACGCTGGCATCCCTTCCCCGCCTTGAGACCCTGGCCCTTAATGGCAACAGGCTGACCCGTGCCGTGCTCAAAGAGCTCACAGACACGCTGAAAGACCCGGACAGCTTCCCCAGCGTCACATGGATTGACTTGGGGAACAACGTGGATATCTTCTCCCTCCCACAACCGTTTCTGGTGAGCCTGCGCAAGCGTTGCCCCAAACAGGGCAACCTTCCCACCATCCTGGAGTTTGGCGAGAGCCAGGCCAGTGAGCCGGAGGGCCGAGTGGATGAGGACGACGCAGATGATGCAAACAGGACAGAGAGCTTGGGAGAACTCAGATCTGAGGTAGAAGAAGAGATCGACGGCGAGATGGAGATCGAAGACATGATGGAGGAGTTGCTTGACTTTGATAGAGAGGTCCAAGGCAAGGAGGATGAGGACGACAGTATGTGGACCGTGGAGGAGCAGCGACTGGTAAAAGATCCAGTTGCAAAGAGGAGCAAAGAAAGGAAGGTGTCCAAAGCAGAGGGCGAAGAGGACTTACAAAGCCAGTCTTCCCATCTGTCCTGCTCCAGCCAGTCACAGCACTCTTCTGGAGCCATTGAGCCTTTGAGAGAAGACTCTGTCCCAGACCAGTTAGCATGTCATTCGAACAACCCTACCTGA